The nucleotide sequence AGCGAGCGTTTTTATNNNNNNNNNNNNNNNNNNNNNNNNNNNNNNNNNNNNNNNNNNNNNNNNNNNNNNNNNNNNNNNNNNNNNNNNNNNNNNNNNNNNNNNNNNNNNNNNNNNNCCCGTTTGGCTTCAAACCGGGCGATAGCGATGATAACCAGATGAAGCAGCTTGAACGTCGGCGCGGTACGCTGATGGCGGGGTTATCCTATCGTTACGATGCGCAATGGGGCACCTTGCGCACCATGTTGGCCGGCGATACGCTGGATTACAGCAACGGCCTGGTGTGGGACTCCGCCTATCTTTACCGCTTCAACGACGGCGACTGGAGCCTGACGCCAGGCGTAGGGATTGCCTGGGCGAGTGAAAACCAGAACCGCTACTATTATGGTGTCACCGGCGACGAGTCGGCTCGCTCCAGGCTGCGCAATTATCAGCCGAATGACAGCTGGTCGCCGTATGTCGAACTGAATGCCGGCTACCAGATCAATTCCAGTTGGCGCTCTTGGGTGGGCGGGCGCTATGTCCGATTGTCGGATGAGATTAAAAACAGCCCTATGGTGGATAAAAACTATAATCTGATGCTGGGCGGCGGCGTCAGTTACACCTTCTAATGCGAATTGCGCGGTGATTGTGCATCAGCTGCACAACAATGGGGTGGATTCACCCTATTTGCACATTAATGGAGCGAGCGGGGTTTGTTACCCTCAGTACCGAGGAGGACTAACATGACGAAACAGGTAATATTTCCGGATGGAAACGCCGTTCCCGCTATTGGTCAGGGAACCTGGTTCATGGGGGAAAGCGCCCAACGGCGGAGCAGTGAAGTCAGCGCGTTACAGGCTGGCATCGATGTGGGCATGACGCTGATCGATACGGCGGAAATGTACGCCGACGGTGGGGCGGAAGAGGTGGTGGGGGAAGCGATTCGCGGCCGCCGCGACCGTGTCTATCTGGTCTCCAAGGTGTACCCGCATAATGCGGGCGGCGAGCGGGCGATTGCCGCCTGTGAACGTA is from Dickeya dianthicola NCPPB 453 and encodes:
- a CDS encoding MipA/OmpV family protein, with the translated sequence PFGFKPGDSDDNQMKQLERRRGTLMAGLSYRYDAQWGTLRTMLAGDTLDYSNGLVWDSAYLYRFNDGDWSLTPGVGIAWASENQNRYYYGVTGDESARSRLRNYQPNDSWSPYVELNAGYQINSSWRSWVGGRYVRLSDEIKNSPMVDKNYNLMLGGGVSYTF